The following nucleotide sequence is from Peribacillus sp. ACCC06369.
TTAGGTCTGCCATCGCCTTAAAATGGTCGGTGATTTAAAAGATTAATCTATAAATAACTGTCGAATCTAATGGACTTCGCCAGTCAGCGAAGCTAAGAGTTAACTTTCAGAATATCCGAACAGCTGCATAGTGAGGATTGAGGAGTTTTTTTTACAAAAATGAGCAACACTAAGTAAGCATAACTGGTTCGCTATGCTTACGAAATTATTATTTATCAGATGTTTCCGATGTGCCTTCCTCACTGTTTTTGAGGTAAACTTCAGAAATTCCATTCATGCCTTCCAATAGTTGCGCTTTCGTATATTCCATATTGCCAACCAGTTTATTATGCTTCTTATCATTATTCTCTTCTACAAGTTTAGATTCTGAATCAGTCACAATATTCACCTCCATCATTTAGGATGGCAGATAAAGAAGGAAATATGTATGACAGGCGACGACGATAGACATTTTACAAAATAGTCCATTTTAGTTAAAAATCTCAGGACATACATAAGACCTTCCATTTGGTTAGATCCTTTAAATATGAAGGAAAAGCTTATTTTATGGATATTTTTAAAAAATCAGCTGTTTTCATGAAGCTAAAGGGATATACTAAAGGATAGCTTTTATTTAATTTTTAAAAGTATTTTTTTCGTGTTGCACTTTGTGCAATATTTTACAAGTTTTTCTAATTATTTTAACAAAATGCTTATTGTAAAGGAGAATTGGATATGTCAGAAACGATTACCCAATCACAGACTGAACAACTTAATGACCGCCAAAAACAATTAGATGTACTGGACCAATTATTAAAGCCTGAGGTTCAGGAATCCTTGAACACTTTAGTTGAGCAGTTACCAAAGCTGACTGAGATAGTGAATATTTTAACAAAGTCTTATGATTTTGCTCAATCAGTAGCGACTGATGATGTTTTGAAAAAGGATACGGTCAGCGCCATTTCGGAGATCGCAGGACCTGTGGTCGATTCAGTGAAAGGGCTTGCGGCCACTTCCATTGAAGCTAAGGATCGCGCTGAAGTGAATAATGATGTGATCGGTCTTTTTGGTCTGTTAAGAATGATGAAAGACCCGCAAGCGCAAAAGCTTTTCCGTTTCGCCCAAGCTTTTCTTGAAGTCTCTTCAGAACGTAAAAACCAAAAATAATTTGATAAACTTTCAATCAGTAAGGACGGGGGATTAACTATGTCAAAACAAATCGTCATCTTAGGTGCAGGTTATGCTGGATTACTATCTGCCTTATCCGTACGTGAATATTACAAGAAGGATGAAGTGCAGGTTACAGTGGTGAACCAATTTCCAACGCACCAAATCATCACCGAATTGCACCGTCTTGCAGGCGGATCCATTTCTGAACAAGCTGTTTCCATTCCTTTGGAAAAGCTTTTTAAAGGAAAAGATATCGACCTTGCCATTTCCAAAGTGGAGTCTTTCTCAGTCGATAAAAAAGAAGTGAAGCTTTCCAATGGCTCCACTTTATCTTATGATGCCCTGGTTGTTGCTTTGGGAAGCCAAACAGGATTCTTCGGCATTCCGGGACTTGAGGAAAACAGCATGGTCTTGAAATCCGTAAATGATGCAAACAAGATTTACAAACATATCGAAGATCGCATCCGCGAATATGCACAAACGAATAATGAAGCGGACGCAACAATCGTGATCGGCGGCGGCGGCTTGACGGGCGTCGAGTTAATCGGTGAAATCGTGGATCATTTCCCTAAAATCGCCAAAAAGTTCGGAGTGGACTTCAAGGACTTGAAAATCAAGCTTGTGGAAGCTGGTCCAAAAATCCTACCGGTCCTGCCTGATCACTTAATCGAACGTGCCATGACAAGCTTGGAAGCACGCGGCGTTGAATTCTTGACAGGTCTGCCTGTTACGGGTGTTAAAGGAAACCAAATCGAATTGAAAGATGGACAAACGATCGTTGCCAATACGCTTGTTTGGACAGGCGGAGTCGCAGCCCTTCCTATCGTAGGCGAATCAGGCCTTGAAGTGGATCGCGGCAAAGCGGCCGTCAATGAGTATTTGCAATCCAAATCCCATAATGATGTATTCGTCGTCGGGGACAGTGCCCTTGCTTTCCCTCCAGAAGGCGGACGTCCATACGCTCCTACTGCACAAAATGCTTGGCAAATGGGTGAGCTTGTTGGATATAACCTTTATGCAGCGTTTGAAGGCAAGAAACTTGAAGAATTTTCACCTGTAAACTCAGGTACACTTGCGAGCCTTGGCCGTAAGGATGCGGTGGCAACCGTTGGAGCCAATAACACTTCCCTAAAAGGTCTGCCAGCTACATTGATGAAAGAAGCAAGTAATATTCGCTATCTATCACACATCAAAGCCCTATTCAGCTTGGCTTATTAATTTATAATAGCCGTTGACATGCATTTACATGTCCGCGGTACATGCCCTTTATTCCCGGTCATTGGGAGTAAAGGGCATTTTTATTTCACTAGGATTAACTTTTTATTGATGGCCTACAGAAAAGGCGGGCCCCCTACTTGAAGGGGGCCCGCCTTATTTCACTCTACATTACTATGTTTGGAATAAGTGAGCTCATGGCTTATGGACTGGGTTAATGAATAGTCCAAGCAAACTGCATCACATAAAACATGTACGCATTGATCAAACAATGAGCTTAACGGCTGGACGCTTTTCGTTTCATGGTCCAAGCGATTTTTCGTTGCAGCTGGAATCAACAAGACCTCATGCGAGACATTCGCTAAATCGGATTGATCATTCGTCGTGATGGAAAACACCTTGCATCCCATTTCCCTGCCTTTTACCGCAACCGAAATCACACTTTTCGTCGAGCCGCTACCGCTAATGGCTATGATTAGATCGCCTTTTGCAATAGAAGGCGTAATCGTTTCGCCGACTGCATAAACGTTTAAGCCGAGATGCATCAATCGCATCGCAAAGGCTTTAGCCATGAAGCCCGACCTTCCTTCACCTACGATAAAAATCCTGTTTTCCGACTGTAACTGCTTTAGGAGCTCATCCGTTTCCGTTCCGTCCATTTTGTGAAATACACCGTTCACTTCTGCTAAAATAACCGCAATTTCTTTTTTCAAACTTTCTTCACACCTTTCTCCCCATTCATCGTTTCCTTAAATAGACGTGCAGCTTCTGCTGGATTTTTTGCTTGTGTAATCGCCGAGCCAATTATCAAGACATCTACACCCCGCCTGATCATTACAGGCAAGGATGAAAGTGTGATCCCTCCTGCAGCCGCGCTCATGGATCCAGCGTGATTTCTCATATGGATCATGGCATGATCAGCTATCTCCTGGCTATCCTTGCTTACATGCTCACAGAAAATCGCCTGATTGTAAATCCGTAACTGTTCAAGCCGGGAATTGGATACATTCAATAAATCAATCATGATCTGCCCATTGTATTCAAGTGCCTTTTCCAGACATTTTTGGATGGTTACATCTGATGCAGCCCCCATTACCGTAGCTACATCGGCCCCGCCTTGAAAGCAAAGATCCATTTCGTAAGCCGCATTGTCCATCGTCTTCATGTCTGCAACAATCTTTTTATCGGGAAAGTGTTTTCTCATTTCTTTGATGCTATTCGTTCCGAACTCTTTGATCAGGGAAGTCCCCACTTCGATCCAATCAATCGAAGATTCCACGGTTCGTGCCATTTCAATGGCTTCCCCCATATTCATGCGATCCAACGCCAGCTGAATTTTCAAGACGAAACCACCTCCATTTGCTTGACTGATGTAACCGCTGGCTTTTTAACCATCAATGTCAGTAACGCTGAAATCAATAAAGATCCCGCCATGAAAATATAGGATGCTCCAGGCCCGCCAGTCAATCCGTTTAAATATCCGACGAAATAGGCACCTACAAATGAGCCAAGCGCCCCCATGCTGTTAATCAGGGCCATTGCTCCGCCAGCAACATTCCTTGGAAGTATTTCAGGAATGATGGCAAAGAACGGTCCATACGGGGCATACATCGCACCGCCAGCAATGACCAACAGTGCATATGAAAGCCAGAAATTCGATGTGCCGATCATGAAGGATCCGAAGAATGCGATGGCCCCCACTAGCAGCGATGTCCAAACGAACGTTTTTCGATTCAATGTTTTATCCGAATAATAGGATAGTGTCAACATTGAAATGACCGCTAATAAGTAAGGTCCGGATGAAAGCCAGCCCGTTGCTACTATATCCATATTGGATGCCTGTTTAATAATGGACGGCAGCCACATGACGAACCCATAAACCCCAATACTCCACATGAAGTATTGGACGCTGAGCACGATGACCTGCTTCGACTTAAAAGCTTCCTTATAATTTTTAACGGGTTTTAATGCGGCCTGTTCTTTCTGGAGGACCATTTCCATATCTTTCTTTTCTTGATCGGTAAGCCACTTGGCATCTTTTGGACGATCATTGACGACCTTATACCAGATGAACGCCCACAGGACAGCCGGAAGTCCTTCAATGATGAACAGCCATCTCCAGTCGAATGCTTTCAATAGGTAGCCTGAAAGGATCGACATCCACAATACAGTAACAGGATTCCCCAGGATCAAAAAGGTGTTGGCCCGGGAACGTTCTTCTTTTAAGAACCAGTGGCTAAGGAAAACGAGCATCGCAGGCATAACAGCGCTTTCAACGACACCCAGAAGGAAGCGAATCGGATAGAGCCATTCCACACTTGTCGCCATACCCGTCAATGTGGCCAGTCCTCCCCAAAGAATCAAGCTCCAGAAAATCAGAATTTTGGCACTTTTCTTTTCCGCGTAATGCGCGCCTGGAATTTGAAAGAAGAAATAACCAAGGAAAAACAGTGCGGCCAGAAAGGAAGATACCCCGGCTGTGATATTGAGGTCTTCCCCCATCCCTCCCGCTACACCAAACCCATAATTGGCACGGTCGAGATAGGCGAGGCTGTATGTGATGAACACTAAGGGGATCAATCTCATCCACCTTTTTCGCGAAGCTACCTGTAATTGAGACATGATTGAACCACTCCTTTTTTCATAAAGTGTTCTAGCTCTGCCATATTAGGAAGCCCTTCGTGATCTCCAGAAGACATCACGGCTTTGGCCCCTATC
It contains:
- a CDS encoding DUF1641 domain-containing protein, whose amino-acid sequence is MSETITQSQTEQLNDRQKQLDVLDQLLKPEVQESLNTLVEQLPKLTEIVNILTKSYDFAQSVATDDVLKKDTVSAISEIAGPVVDSVKGLAATSIEAKDRAEVNNDVIGLFGLLRMMKDPQAQKLFRFAQAFLEVSSERKNQK
- a CDS encoding MFS transporter, whose product is MSQLQVASRKRWMRLIPLVFITYSLAYLDRANYGFGVAGGMGEDLNITAGVSSFLAALFFLGYFFFQIPGAHYAEKKSAKILIFWSLILWGGLATLTGMATSVEWLYPIRFLLGVVESAVMPAMLVFLSHWFLKEERSRANTFLILGNPVTVLWMSILSGYLLKAFDWRWLFIIEGLPAVLWAFIWYKVVNDRPKDAKWLTDQEKKDMEMVLQKEQAALKPVKNYKEAFKSKQVIVLSVQYFMWSIGVYGFVMWLPSIIKQASNMDIVATGWLSSGPYLLAVISMLTLSYYSDKTLNRKTFVWTSLLVGAIAFFGSFMIGTSNFWLSYALLVIAGGAMYAPYGPFFAIIPEILPRNVAGGAMALINSMGALGSFVGAYFVGYLNGLTGGPGASYIFMAGSLLISALLTLMVKKPAVTSVKQMEVVSS
- the hxlB gene encoding 6-phospho-3-hexuloisomerase produces the protein MKKEIAVILAEVNGVFHKMDGTETDELLKQLQSENRIFIVGEGRSGFMAKAFAMRLMHLGLNVYAVGETITPSIAKGDLIIAISGSGSTKSVISVAVKGREMGCKVFSITTNDQSDLANVSHEVLLIPAATKNRLDHETKSVQPLSSLFDQCVHVLCDAVCLDYSLTQSISHELTYSKHSNVE
- the hxlA gene encoding 3-hexulose-6-phosphate synthase, yielding MKIQLALDRMNMGEAIEMARTVESSIDWIEVGTSLIKEFGTNSIKEMRKHFPDKKIVADMKTMDNAAYEMDLCFQGGADVATVMGAASDVTIQKCLEKALEYNGQIMIDLLNVSNSRLEQLRIYNQAIFCEHVSKDSQEIADHAMIHMRNHAGSMSAAAGGITLSSLPVMIRRGVDVLIIGSAITQAKNPAEAARLFKETMNGEKGVKKV
- a CDS encoding NAD(P)/FAD-dependent oxidoreductase, with translation MSKQIVILGAGYAGLLSALSVREYYKKDEVQVTVVNQFPTHQIITELHRLAGGSISEQAVSIPLEKLFKGKDIDLAISKVESFSVDKKEVKLSNGSTLSYDALVVALGSQTGFFGIPGLEENSMVLKSVNDANKIYKHIEDRIREYAQTNNEADATIVIGGGGLTGVELIGEIVDHFPKIAKKFGVDFKDLKIKLVEAGPKILPVLPDHLIERAMTSLEARGVEFLTGLPVTGVKGNQIELKDGQTIVANTLVWTGGVAALPIVGESGLEVDRGKAAVNEYLQSKSHNDVFVVGDSALAFPPEGGRPYAPTAQNAWQMGELVGYNLYAAFEGKKLEEFSPVNSGTLASLGRKDAVATVGANNTSLKGLPATLMKEASNIRYLSHIKALFSLAY